One region of Streptomyces capillispiralis genomic DNA includes:
- a CDS encoding hydrolase, translating into MSNETKSGLQALLTPEESVVVLIDHQPFQFANLHSHEPTVIVNNAVGLAKAAKLFDVPTVLTTVLEERGGYLIKGLQDVFPEQKPIDRTWVNTWQDERVVDAVKATGRKKLIIAGLWTEVCVAMPAIQAAGEGFEVFVVTDASGGASAESHDMAVRRMVQAGVVPITWLAVVSEWQRDYAREETLPGLTELLLQHGGATGVAYGWETQLLAAGRAGSDA; encoded by the coding sequence ATGAGCAACGAGACGAAGTCCGGACTGCAGGCGCTGCTGACGCCCGAGGAGAGCGTCGTCGTCCTGATCGACCACCAGCCGTTCCAGTTCGCCAACCTGCACAGCCACGAACCCACGGTGATCGTGAACAACGCGGTCGGTCTGGCCAAGGCCGCCAAGCTGTTCGACGTGCCGACCGTCCTGACGACCGTGCTGGAGGAGCGCGGCGGCTACCTCATCAAGGGGCTCCAGGACGTGTTCCCGGAGCAGAAGCCGATCGACCGCACGTGGGTCAACACCTGGCAGGACGAGCGCGTCGTCGACGCCGTCAAGGCGACCGGCCGCAAGAAGCTGATCATCGCCGGCCTCTGGACGGAGGTCTGTGTCGCGATGCCGGCGATACAGGCGGCGGGTGAGGGCTTCGAGGTCTTCGTCGTCACCGACGCCTCGGGCGGTGCCTCGGCGGAATCCCATGACATGGCCGTGCGGCGCATGGTCCAGGCGGGTGTGGTGCCGATCACCTGGCTGGCCGTGGTGAGCGAGTGGCAGCGCGACTACGCGCGGGAGGAGACCCTCCCGGGCCTGACCGAGCTTCTGCTCCAGCACGGGGGCGCCACCGGCGTCGCCTACGGCTGGGAGACGCAGCTGCTCGCCGCGGGACGCGCCGGAAGCGACGCCTGA
- a CDS encoding GNAT family N-acetyltransferase, with protein MSEPSGATVVERADAGRRYEILVDGQRAGLTAYRDRGVRRVFFHTEIDEAFAGQGLASRLVRQALADVRASGMRIVAVCPYVAQSLQRDDEFADITDPVTPDVLRWLKTRLG; from the coding sequence ATGAGCGAGCCCTCCGGCGCCACGGTCGTCGAGCGTGCGGACGCCGGTCGCCGGTACGAGATCCTGGTCGACGGCCAACGCGCAGGACTGACCGCCTACCGCGACCGGGGCGTGCGACGGGTCTTCTTCCACACGGAGATCGACGAGGCTTTCGCCGGCCAAGGGCTGGCCTCGCGACTGGTCCGGCAGGCGCTGGCCGACGTGCGCGCGTCCGGAATGCGGATCGTCGCGGTCTGCCCCTACGTCGCCCAGTCCCTCCAGCGCGACGACGAGTTCGCGGACATCACGGACCCGGTGACGCCTGATGTCCTGCGGTGGCTGAAGACACGGCTCGGCTGA
- a CDS encoding (4Fe-4S)-binding protein, whose product MSGASDRKAYRTESITVTFEAGRCLHAAACVHGLPEVFDTTRRPWIQPDRAAADRLAEVVRRCPSGALQYERADGGTEAADGPTTITRGSTGQLTVRGELRVDTPHGPRAETRVVLCGCGQSRLQPYCDHAGPCGR is encoded by the coding sequence ATGAGCGGCGCATCCGACCGGAAGGCGTACCGCACGGAGTCGATCACGGTGACCTTCGAGGCCGGGCGCTGCCTCCATGCCGCCGCATGCGTCCACGGCCTGCCCGAGGTGTTCGACACGACGAGACGACCGTGGATCCAGCCGGACAGGGCCGCGGCCGATCGTCTGGCGGAAGTGGTGCGGCGCTGTCCCTCGGGCGCGCTCCAGTACGAACGCGCGGACGGCGGGACGGAAGCCGCTGACGGGCCCACCACGATCACCCGCGGCTCCACCGGGCAGCTGACCGTGCGCGGCGAGCTGCGTGTGGACACGCCGCACGGCCCGCGCGCCGAGACCAGGGTCGTGCTGTGCGGCTGCGGACAGAGCCGCCTCCAGCCGTACTGCGACCACGCGGGGCCCTGCGGCCGGTGA
- a CDS encoding GNAT family N-acetyltransferase, producing the protein MTVEVSHVPEAKRYEARVDGASKVAGVAEYIRTTELVAFVHTEVETEYEGLGVGSALVRTALDEARAANLRVLATCPFFAGWIGRHPEYQDLLYQSRSRVSD; encoded by the coding sequence ATGACGGTCGAAGTGAGCCACGTGCCCGAGGCGAAGCGCTACGAGGCCCGTGTCGACGGAGCGTCCAAGGTGGCGGGCGTCGCGGAATACATCCGTACGACGGAGCTCGTCGCGTTCGTGCACACCGAGGTCGAGACGGAGTACGAGGGTTTGGGTGTCGGGTCCGCGCTGGTCCGCACCGCCCTCGACGAGGCACGCGCCGCGAACCTGCGGGTGCTGGCCACCTGCCCCTTCTTCGCGGGCTGGATCGGCCGGCACCCCGAGTACCAGGACCTGCTGTACCAGTCCCGCAGCAGGGTCAGTGACTGA
- a CDS encoding MarR family winged helix-turn-helix transcriptional regulator, giving the protein MDAPPRWLDHEEKAAWDNFIRMQEQLIGRLSRHLQADSGMSAADYIVLVSLTERGDGRMRFLDLAKLVEWEKSRMSHQVTRMAKRGLVAREECPDDGRGAFIVATPAGYRAIQEAAPQHVEHVRRLFIDALTPNQLSTLARLSKRVLDHMEKQPD; this is encoded by the coding sequence ATGGACGCTCCGCCGCGCTGGCTCGACCACGAAGAGAAGGCCGCCTGGGACAACTTCATCCGCATGCAGGAGCAACTCATCGGACGGTTGTCCCGCCATCTGCAGGCCGACTCCGGAATGTCCGCCGCCGACTACATCGTGCTCGTCAGCCTCACCGAGCGGGGCGACGGGCGGATGCGCTTCCTGGACCTGGCCAAACTCGTGGAGTGGGAAAAGAGCCGCATGTCCCATCAGGTCACGCGGATGGCGAAACGCGGGCTCGTGGCCAGGGAGGAATGCCCCGACGACGGACGCGGAGCATTCATCGTCGCCACCCCGGCCGGTTACCGGGCGATCCAAGAGGCCGCACCCCAGCACGTCGAGCACGTCCGCCGCCTCTTCATCGATGCCCTGACCCCGAACCAGCTCAGCACACTCGCCCGGCTCAGCAAGCGCGTCCTGGACCACATGGAGAAGCAGCCGGACTGA
- a CDS encoding metallophosphoesterase, producing the protein MTDTSNARPAEDGARAPRQSRLHRLMRYVPLIAPVLLWAVPCWVLLHSGQHWPLPVALVGTALFALGLVGMPLAMARGHGRRQQDRAAIIGDTLLGAGWVLFTWSVVFGVLLRLALTVAGVGEGQDRARIVTWAVLGVTAVLLAWGYTEARRVPRVRRLDVRLPRLGAGLDGLRVVLITDTHYGPLDRARWSARVCETVNTLEADLVCHTGDIADGTAERRRAQAVPLGTVRATRARVYVTGNHEYYSEAQGWVDLMDELGWKPLRNRHLLLERGGDTLVVAGVDDVTAESSGLAGHRAHLAGALDGADPDLPVLLLAHQPKFIDRAAAAGIDLQLSGHTHGGQIWPFHHLVRLDQPALAGLSHHGPRTLLYTSRGTGFWGPPFRVFAPSEITLLVLRSPDLPTSP; encoded by the coding sequence GTGACCGACACCAGCAACGCCCGGCCCGCCGAGGATGGGGCGCGAGCGCCGCGGCAGAGCCGGCTGCACCGCCTGATGCGCTACGTCCCCCTGATCGCTCCCGTCCTGCTGTGGGCCGTGCCCTGCTGGGTGCTCCTGCACAGCGGCCAGCACTGGCCGCTGCCCGTCGCACTGGTCGGCACCGCCCTGTTCGCCCTCGGCCTCGTCGGGATGCCGCTCGCGATGGCGCGCGGCCACGGCCGGCGCCAGCAGGACCGGGCGGCGATCATCGGTGACACCCTGCTGGGCGCCGGCTGGGTCCTGTTCACCTGGTCCGTCGTGTTCGGCGTCCTGCTGCGGCTCGCGCTGACCGTGGCCGGCGTCGGCGAGGGTCAGGACCGGGCCCGCATCGTCACCTGGGCCGTCCTCGGCGTGACCGCCGTACTGCTCGCCTGGGGGTACACCGAGGCCCGACGCGTGCCCCGCGTGCGCCGACTCGACGTGCGACTCCCGCGCCTGGGCGCCGGGCTGGACGGCCTCCGCGTCGTCCTCATCACCGACACCCACTACGGCCCACTCGACCGCGCCCGCTGGTCGGCACGGGTGTGCGAGACGGTGAACACCCTGGAAGCCGACCTGGTCTGCCACACCGGCGACATCGCGGACGGCACGGCCGAACGCCGCCGCGCCCAGGCCGTCCCGCTCGGTACCGTGCGGGCCACCCGTGCCCGCGTGTACGTCACCGGCAACCACGAGTACTACAGCGAGGCCCAGGGCTGGGTCGACCTGATGGACGAGCTGGGCTGGAAGCCGCTGCGCAACCGCCATCTGCTGCTGGAACGCGGAGGCGACACCCTCGTGGTCGCGGGCGTGGACGACGTCACCGCCGAGTCCTCCGGCCTGGCGGGCCACCGCGCCCACCTCGCCGGAGCCCTGGACGGCGCCGACCCCGACCTGCCCGTCCTGCTCCTGGCCCACCAGCCCAAGTTCATCGACCGGGCGGCGGCAGCCGGCATCGACCTCCAGCTCTCCGGGCACACCCACGGCGGCCAGATCTGGCCCTTCCACCACCTGGTCCGCCTCGACCAGCCCGCCCTCGCCGGACTCAGCCACCACGGTCCCCGCACCCTCCTCTACACCAGCCGCGGCACCGGCTTCTGGGGCCCGCCGTTCCGCGTCTTCGCGCCCAGCGAGATCACCCTGCTCGTCCTCCGCTCCCCCGACCTGCCCACCTCTCCGTAG
- a CDS encoding oxygenase MpaB family protein — protein sequence MGRYSRLHRIQQLDPQRDFEQIYRWITHYEFPRDYLHGTSTAFLRDFGVPRISRLLDRTQEFERAGQKRYDDTVLITYEMVREGMDSEHGRAAARHLNRIHGRYRIPNEDFLYVLATTVVGPKRWIDRFGWRRLSAQETESLALVGRRMGEMMGISGVPDTYAAFERLHDDYEREMFAYDPANRRVAAATLRVMASWYPAAVRRPVTRILLAVLDEPLLEALGFRPQPRPLRAAAHRAFRTRAALIRLLPGRPERFPRRPRARTYPFGWTLDDLGPHWAHSRPPTPLPGETPPEGDSVPARPSAPRHPRQESP from the coding sequence ATGGGCCGCTACAGCCGGCTCCACCGCATCCAGCAGCTGGATCCGCAGCGGGACTTCGAGCAGATCTACCGTTGGATCACCCACTACGAGTTCCCCCGCGACTACCTCCACGGGACGTCGACCGCGTTCCTGCGCGACTTCGGCGTCCCGCGCATCTCCCGGCTCCTGGACCGCACCCAGGAGTTCGAACGCGCCGGTCAGAAGCGGTACGACGACACGGTGCTGATCACGTACGAGATGGTGCGCGAGGGAATGGACTCGGAGCACGGCCGGGCGGCCGCCCGGCACCTGAACCGCATACACGGCCGTTACCGGATCCCCAACGAGGACTTCCTCTACGTGCTGGCCACCACGGTGGTGGGGCCGAAGCGGTGGATCGACCGGTTCGGCTGGCGGCGCCTGTCCGCGCAGGAGACCGAAAGTCTGGCGCTGGTGGGGCGGCGGATGGGCGAGATGATGGGCATCTCCGGTGTGCCGGACACCTACGCCGCGTTCGAGCGGCTGCACGACGACTACGAGCGGGAGATGTTCGCCTACGACCCCGCCAACCGCAGGGTCGCCGCGGCCACCCTGCGGGTCATGGCGTCCTGGTATCCGGCCGCGGTCCGGCGGCCGGTGACCCGGATCCTGCTCGCCGTCCTGGACGAACCGCTGCTGGAGGCGCTCGGTTTCCGCCCGCAGCCGCGCCCGCTGCGGGCCGCCGCGCACCGCGCGTTCCGGACCAGGGCCGCGCTGATCCGCCTGCTGCCCGGACGGCCGGAGCGGTTCCCGCGCAGGCCCAGGGCGCGCACCTACCCCTTCGGCTGGACCCTGGACGACCTGGGTCCGCACTGGGCGCACTCCCGCCCGCCGACCCCGCTCCCGGGCGAGACACCGCCGGAAGGGGACTCCGTTCCGGCGCGGCCGTCCGCCCCCCGACATCCCCGTCAGGAGAGCCCATGA
- a CDS encoding aldehyde dehydrogenase family protein, translating to MTGTVPAAAPHATTFTTYSPATGEPLAEHPVHGPEEVSRAVARARAAQAGWAALPASRRRALLLGWKKALATELDAVARTIAEETGKPAGDAAMEVVLTLEHLGWAARHAWRVLRRRRVGTGLFTAHQRASLVHRPLGVVGVIGPWNYPLYTPMGSIGYALAAGNGVVFKPSELTPGTGVLLAELFDAAVPGHAGLLTTVTGAAPTGDALARSGVDKLAFTGSPGTARKVMAVCAGTLTPFLAECGGKDAVIVTADADLDAAADAIAWGALSNAGQTCAGVERVYAVREIHEELCARVVERAESLRPGAEADASYGPMTLPDQVAVVERHVTGAVAAGGRALLGGPGSVRPPYVAPVVLTGVPEDAAAMAEETFGPVVAINPVADVDEAVERANASRYALGAAVFCRGGRAGAAIAARLRAGAVSVNSVLGFAAVPALPFGGSQDSGFGRIHGEEGLRAFTSVQSVTVQRFSPPVALTSFGVPAATRERAVRLARALHRRR from the coding sequence ATGACCGGCACCGTCCCGGCCGCCGCACCCCACGCCACGACCTTCACCACGTACTCCCCCGCGACCGGCGAGCCGCTCGCCGAACACCCGGTGCACGGACCGGAGGAGGTCTCCCGTGCCGTGGCCCGGGCCCGGGCCGCCCAGGCCGGCTGGGCGGCGCTGCCCGCGTCCCGGCGCCGTGCCCTGCTGCTGGGCTGGAAGAAGGCCCTCGCCACCGAGCTGGACGCCGTGGCCCGCACCATCGCCGAGGAGACCGGCAAGCCGGCCGGTGACGCCGCGATGGAGGTCGTGCTCACGCTGGAGCACCTGGGCTGGGCCGCCCGCCACGCCTGGCGCGTGCTGCGCCGGCGGAGGGTGGGCACGGGGCTGTTCACCGCCCACCAGCGGGCCTCGCTGGTGCACCGGCCGCTGGGGGTGGTCGGTGTGATCGGCCCCTGGAACTACCCCCTCTACACCCCGATGGGCTCCATCGGTTACGCCCTGGCCGCGGGGAACGGCGTGGTCTTCAAGCCGTCCGAGCTGACCCCGGGCACCGGGGTCCTGCTGGCCGAGCTCTTCGACGCCGCCGTCCCCGGGCACGCCGGGCTGCTCACCACCGTCACCGGCGCGGCGCCCACCGGGGACGCCCTGGCCCGGTCCGGGGTCGACAAGCTGGCGTTCACCGGTTCGCCGGGGACCGCCCGCAAGGTGATGGCGGTGTGCGCGGGGACGCTGACGCCGTTCCTCGCCGAATGCGGCGGGAAGGACGCGGTGATCGTCACCGCGGACGCGGACCTGGACGCGGCCGCCGACGCGATCGCGTGGGGCGCGCTGAGCAACGCGGGGCAGACCTGCGCGGGGGTGGAGCGCGTCTACGCGGTGCGGGAGATCCACGAGGAGCTGTGCGCACGCGTGGTCGAGCGGGCGGAGTCGTTGCGCCCGGGTGCGGAGGCGGACGCGTCCTACGGTCCGATGACGCTGCCGGACCAGGTCGCGGTCGTCGAGCGGCATGTCACCGGTGCGGTCGCGGCGGGCGGGCGGGCCCTGCTGGGCGGGCCCGGGTCGGTCCGCCCTCCGTACGTCGCTCCGGTCGTGCTGACCGGCGTACCGGAGGACGCGGCGGCGATGGCGGAGGAGACCTTCGGGCCCGTCGTCGCGATCAACCCGGTGGCCGACGTGGACGAGGCGGTGGAGCGGGCCAACGCCTCGCGTTACGCCCTGGGGGCCGCGGTGTTCTGCCGGGGCGGGCGCGCCGGTGCGGCGATCGCGGCGCGCCTGCGCGCGGGGGCGGTGTCGGTGAACTCGGTGCTGGGCTTCGCGGCGGTGCCGGCGCTGCCGTTCGGCGGTTCGCAGGACTCCGGTTTCGGGCGGATCCACGGCGAGGAGGGGCTGCGGGCCTTCACCTCCGTGCAGTCGGTGACGGTGCAGCGGTTCTCCCCGCCGGTCGCGCTGACCTCGTTCGGGGTTCCGGCCGCCACGCGGGAGCGCGCCGTGCGGCTGGCCCGGGCCCTGCACCGGCGCCGCTGA
- a CDS encoding TetR/AcrR family transcriptional regulator, whose amino-acid sequence MRTDTNDAWLARVLARPEPEDPVARRILDAALEQFTLLGLRRSSVDDVAKRAGVSRVTVYRRFQTKDKLVEDTLLRELARFFEQLDAVVAPLPTMRERVVEGFVVALRHTRAHPLFGGLLRLEPEVVLPYLTVQGSPSLFATVDYLTAHLRRAQQVEGRPDEDPRPVAELMVRVAVSFLLNPAGCIEMEDEDQARAFARRYLAPLLDA is encoded by the coding sequence ATGAGAACTGACACGAACGACGCGTGGCTCGCCCGGGTCCTCGCCCGGCCGGAGCCGGAGGATCCCGTGGCGCGGCGGATCCTCGACGCGGCACTGGAGCAGTTCACCCTGCTGGGCCTGCGCCGCTCCTCCGTGGACGACGTCGCCAAACGGGCCGGCGTCTCCCGGGTCACCGTCTACCGGCGCTTCCAGACCAAGGACAAACTGGTCGAGGACACGCTGCTGCGCGAACTCGCCCGGTTCTTCGAGCAGTTGGACGCGGTGGTCGCGCCGCTGCCGACCATGAGGGAGCGGGTCGTCGAGGGCTTCGTGGTCGCCCTGCGCCACACCCGCGCCCATCCGCTCTTCGGCGGACTGCTGCGCCTCGAACCCGAGGTGGTGCTGCCCTACCTGACCGTGCAGGGCAGCCCCTCGCTCTTCGCCACCGTCGACTACCTGACGGCCCATCTGCGCCGCGCGCAACAGGTCGAGGGCCGGCCCGACGAGGACCCGCGTCCGGTCGCCGAGCTGATGGTGCGCGTCGCCGTGTCCTTCCTGCTCAACCCCGCCGGCTGCATCGAGATGGAGGACGAGGACCAGGCCCGGGCCTTCGCCCGCCGCTACCTGGCCCCGCTGCTGGACGCCTGA
- a CDS encoding AMP-dependent synthetase/ligase, which translates to MTPAPPTTGDLPDDPADRTLPQLLARNAHDHPRLPGLSWQPPDRDGDWTTLSWAEIHEHTRSLAAGYRALGVGRGDHVLLMMSNRPEHWLSDLALVRLGAVPVSVYGTAAREQITHIARNCRARLAVVEVAAQVAVWEPLLSDADTPLERLVVAEEGAPGGHLPYAALLGEPVPEQFGKELDTARPDDPLTVVYTSGTTGEPKGVVLTHRAVMSNALALDAVVELPPHVEHICYLPFAHIAERMLGIYLPCHRASHVYLCADPTRVGETVRTVRPAQFFGVPRIWEKLSAAVRAVLSLMPAEQRAVIDAASEVAREHVGYRERGGTPPAELEERYARARKDVLLPLLAAGGLDRVTWAASASAPMPVDVVRFWAGFGIVVMDAWGLTETTGVATSNSPRTGFRLGSVGRPVESVEIRAAEDGEILVRGSSVFSGYLQPDGSVRSALDADGWLATGDIGRIDEDGYLWLTDRKKEMIITSTGKNVSPALVENALKAHPLIGQAMVHGDNRSYLVALLVLDAEAAPAWAAAHGVETDGGPAGLARHPAVRAEVDRAVAAANTRLNRTEQVKRYALLSEEWGPATGELTPSLKMRRRVIRDKYADALSRLYQD; encoded by the coding sequence ATGACACCGGCACCCCCGACCACGGGTGACCTGCCCGACGACCCGGCCGACCGGACCCTGCCGCAGCTGCTGGCCCGCAACGCACACGACCACCCCCGGCTCCCCGGCCTCTCCTGGCAGCCGCCGGACCGGGACGGCGACTGGACGACGCTCAGCTGGGCGGAGATCCACGAGCACACCCGGAGCCTCGCCGCCGGTTACCGGGCCCTCGGTGTCGGACGCGGCGACCACGTCCTGCTGATGATGTCCAACCGGCCCGAACACTGGCTGTCCGACCTGGCGCTGGTCCGTCTCGGCGCCGTCCCGGTCAGCGTCTACGGCACCGCGGCCCGCGAGCAGATCACCCACATCGCCCGCAACTGCCGGGCCCGCCTCGCCGTCGTCGAGGTGGCGGCCCAGGTGGCGGTGTGGGAGCCGCTGCTGTCCGACGCCGACACCCCGCTGGAGCGGCTGGTGGTGGCCGAGGAGGGCGCGCCGGGCGGCCACCTCCCGTACGCCGCCCTGCTCGGCGAGCCGGTCCCGGAGCAGTTCGGCAAGGAACTGGACACCGCCCGCCCCGACGACCCGCTGACCGTCGTTTACACCTCCGGCACCACCGGCGAGCCCAAGGGCGTCGTCCTCACCCACCGCGCGGTGATGTCCAACGCCCTGGCCCTGGACGCCGTGGTGGAGCTGCCCCCGCACGTCGAGCACATCTGCTACCTGCCCTTCGCCCACATCGCCGAGCGGATGCTGGGCATCTACCTGCCCTGCCACCGCGCCTCGCACGTGTACCTCTGCGCCGACCCGACGCGCGTCGGCGAGACGGTGCGCACGGTGCGCCCCGCGCAGTTCTTCGGGGTGCCGAGGATCTGGGAGAAGCTGTCCGCCGCCGTGCGGGCCGTCCTGTCGCTGATGCCGGCCGAGCAACGGGCGGTCATCGACGCGGCGTCCGAGGTCGCCCGCGAGCACGTCGGGTACCGCGAGCGGGGCGGCACGCCGCCCGCGGAACTGGAGGAGCGCTACGCCCGCGCCCGTAAGGACGTGCTGCTGCCCCTCCTGGCCGCGGGCGGCCTGGACCGGGTGACCTGGGCGGCCAGCGCGTCCGCGCCGATGCCGGTCGACGTGGTGCGGTTCTGGGCCGGTTTCGGCATCGTCGTCATGGACGCGTGGGGACTGACCGAGACCACCGGCGTGGCCACCAGCAACAGCCCGAGGACCGGCTTCCGGCTGGGATCGGTGGGACGCCCCGTGGAGTCCGTGGAGATCCGGGCCGCCGAGGACGGCGAGATCCTGGTGCGCGGCTCGTCCGTCTTCTCCGGCTATCTCCAGCCGGACGGCTCGGTACGGTCCGCCCTGGACGCCGACGGCTGGCTGGCCACCGGTGACATCGGCCGGATCGACGAGGACGGCTACCTCTGGCTCACCGACCGGAAGAAGGAGATGATCATCACCTCCACCGGCAAGAACGTCTCGCCGGCCCTGGTGGAGAACGCGCTCAAGGCACACCCGCTGATCGGCCAGGCGATGGTGCACGGCGACAACCGCTCCTACCTGGTCGCGCTGCTGGTGCTCGACGCGGAGGCCGCCCCGGCCTGGGCCGCGGCCCACGGCGTCGAGACGGACGGGGGACCGGCCGGGCTGGCCCGGCACCCCGCCGTCCGGGCGGAGGTGGACCGCGCGGTGGCCGCCGCCAACACCCGGCTCAACCGCACCGAGCAGGTCAAGCGGTACGCGCTGCTGTCCGAGGAGTGGGGCCCGGCGACCGGCGAGCTGACGCCGTCGCTGAAGATGCGGCGCCGGGTGATACGGGACAAGTACGCCGACGCACTGTCCCGGCTCTACCAGGACTGA
- a CDS encoding TetR/AcrR family transcriptional regulator, with translation MNTAPSQDTTPPAEHWRSYGPLDLHPILMHAMAAFNEHGYHGTSVRDIAGRVGVTVPALYYHYENKQALLATLLETSIKDVLDRCRAAAGETGDEPLARFCGMVESIVLYMAHRRQLAFLDTEIRSLEPQNRARYVALRDYLEHMLLDTVEAGRAQGVFTTPIPADAVRSVLVMCQGVANWFREDGPLTAEEVAERHVLLSLGTVGHPGAVTGDPPPFPRLVSHRSPSPVRTSAPGGSAPRASR, from the coding sequence TTGAACACCGCGCCGAGCCAGGACACCACACCACCGGCGGAGCACTGGCGCTCCTACGGGCCGCTCGACCTGCACCCGATCCTGATGCACGCCATGGCGGCCTTCAACGAGCACGGCTACCACGGCACTTCGGTCCGGGACATCGCGGGCCGGGTCGGCGTCACCGTGCCCGCGCTGTACTACCACTACGAGAACAAGCAGGCGCTGCTGGCCACGCTCCTGGAGACGTCCATCAAGGACGTCCTGGACCGCTGCCGGGCCGCGGCCGGGGAGACCGGGGACGAGCCGCTGGCACGGTTCTGCGGAATGGTCGAGTCGATCGTGCTCTACATGGCCCACCGGCGCCAACTGGCCTTTCTCGACACGGAGATACGCAGCCTGGAGCCCCAGAACCGGGCGCGGTACGTCGCCCTGCGCGACTACCTGGAACACATGCTGCTCGACACGGTCGAGGCGGGCCGCGCCCAGGGCGTCTTCACCACGCCGATCCCGGCCGACGCGGTGCGTTCGGTGCTCGTCATGTGCCAGGGGGTCGCCAACTGGTTCCGTGAGGACGGCCCGCTCACCGCGGAGGAGGTCGCCGAACGCCACGTGCTGCTGAGCCTCGGCACCGTGGGCCACCCCGGCGCGGTCACCGGTGACCCTCCGCCGTTCCCGCGGCTCGTCTCCCACCGGTCGCCCTCCCCGGTGCGCACCTCCGCGCCCGGGGGTTCCGCTCCGCGCGCCTCCCGGTGA
- a CDS encoding DUF4334 domain-containing protein, producing the protein MDVPQARARFQELKEEDGPVDPHELDEIWAALATVRPEDILGEWKGGEFRTGHPLNGTLEKAGWYGKTFTAVHDAKPLICRDAQGELYSDRELGKGEASLWTVEFRGESTATMVYDGQPVLDHFKQVDDTTLMGIMNVKGVPAEGPFFYFFLERVPGSPHGGPRGGEDS; encoded by the coding sequence ATGGACGTGCCGCAGGCCCGCGCCCGGTTCCAGGAGCTGAAGGAGGAGGACGGCCCGGTCGACCCTCACGAACTCGACGAGATCTGGGCCGCGTTGGCCACCGTCCGGCCGGAGGACATCCTCGGCGAGTGGAAGGGCGGCGAGTTCCGCACCGGTCATCCGCTCAACGGCACGCTGGAGAAGGCCGGTTGGTACGGCAAGACGTTCACCGCCGTGCACGACGCCAAGCCGTTGATCTGCCGTGACGCGCAGGGCGAGCTGTACTCCGACCGGGAGCTCGGCAAGGGCGAGGCCAGTCTGTGGACCGTCGAGTTCCGCGGCGAGTCGACGGCCACCATGGTCTATGACGGCCAGCCGGTCCTCGACCACTTCAAGCAGGTGGACGACACCACGCTGATGGGCATCATGAACGTCAAGGGGGTCCCCGCAGAGGGGCCCTTCTTCTACTTCTTCCTCGAGCGCGTCCCCGGGTCCCCGCACGGCGGCCCGCGCGGCGGAGAGGACTCGTGA